The following are encoded together in the Serratia odorifera genome:
- a CDS encoding molybdopterin-dependent oxidoreductase has product MLSTIIRTITLALLALIASQTSALSFTLEVSGNISRFTDPVNKRYVFTDQELFAMPMSSIATTTSWTPKRKFDGVAVADILAKVGARGQTLSMHALNDYYIDIPRSDVEKYHIILAYKMDGEMLKIRNFGPLFLVYPRDAAGAELNSPLYNSRFIWQVNRIVIK; this is encoded by the coding sequence ATGCTGTCAACCATAATCAGAACTATTACGTTGGCGTTATTGGCCCTGATCGCTAGCCAAACCTCCGCGTTGAGTTTTACCCTGGAAGTATCAGGCAATATCAGCCGATTCACCGACCCGGTGAACAAACGTTATGTGTTTACCGACCAAGAGCTGTTCGCCATGCCCATGAGCAGTATTGCCACCACCACTTCATGGACGCCAAAGCGCAAATTTGACGGCGTGGCGGTGGCGGATATTCTGGCCAAGGTCGGCGCCAGGGGGCAAACGCTATCCATGCATGCGCTCAATGATTACTACATTGATATCCCGCGTTCGGACGTGGAGAAATACCATATTATTCTCGCCTACAAAATGGACGGAGAAATGCTGAAGATCAGAAACTTCGGGCCCCTGTTTCTGGTCTATCCGCGCGACGCCGCCGGCGCCGAATTAAATTCGCCTTTATATAACTCGCGCTTTATCTGGCAGGTCAACAGGATTGTGATCAAATGA